One genomic segment of bacterium includes these proteins:
- the fsa gene encoding fructose-6-phosphate aldolase: MKLFIDTANIAEIREAASWGIIQGVTTNPTLVSKEGRPFRELVEEICSIVNGPISVEVTATDADGMVEEGREIAKWHKNIVLKIPMGVEGIKAVKRLSQEGIKTNVTLIFSPNQALLAAEAGATFASIFVGRLDDIGHDGMEVVEKSLRIYKNYDFSTEILVASVRHPIHVLRAAEIGAPIATVPYKVLELMFKHPLTDIGLERFLSDWEKMKAIESQR; encoded by the coding sequence ATGAAGCTTTTCATTGATACAGCAAATATAGCGGAGATAAGAGAAGCGGCTTCCTGGGGAATCATCCAGGGAGTAACGACGAATCCAACCCTTGTGAGCAAGGAAGGGCGTCCTTTCAGGGAGTTAGTGGAGGAAATTTGTTCAATAGTTAATGGACCTATAAGCGTTGAGGTAACGGCTACTGATGCAGATGGGATGGTGGAGGAGGGAAGGGAGATAGCGAAATGGCATAAAAATATCGTTTTGAAGATACCAATGGGGGTAGAAGGAATCAAGGCTGTGAAAAGGTTATCTCAGGAGGGAATTAAGACAAATGTAACCCTTATATTCTCTCCCAATCAAGCGCTCTTAGCGGCTGAAGCGGGAGCGACATTTGCGAGCATATTCGTGGGGCGTCTTGATGATATTGGTCATGATGGAATGGAGGTTGTGGAGAAATCCCTGAGAATTTATAAAAATTACGACTTCTCAACCGAGATATTGGTGGCGAGCGTTCGGCATCCAATCCACGTATTGAGAGCAGCGGAGATAGGGGCTCCTATCGCCACTGTTCCCTACAAAGTATTAGAATTAATGTTCAAGCATCCTTTAACTGATATCGGTTTGGAAAGGTTCCTCTCCGATTGGGAGAAGATGAAAGCTATAGAATCCCAGCGCTAA
- a CDS encoding insulinase family protein, whose translation MIFKGKQFLLIFLCALSFSFVQKEKISVKTLSNGLRVVILPRSELDLVSLQLWLKVGSVRDGDKPGLMHLLEHMLFDGSRNHPPGAIDEAIEEMGGRISAETGQDFTYFSIEITPQFLPKAMEILSELIRYPLFDEKEMEREKRIVLAEAKGANNPFQQCAWEISRLMFTQHPYRYPIPGWEETIAKIRRDDILSAWKSFYLPSLASIIIVGKVEEENALQLVEHFFGDWENNSSPSTINPEPQLNEIRTSTLNYQPSSSQVSESGVRSYIAFGFPAPSVEDGKAVVAFDLLDQIIQDSWIFSSLKEKGLVSEIRSFFLTQRYPSVFIIYASTWGNVIEDVREEVLKSLMELKKNLSEEILSKVKQRLLFSYALNCETYADQAHILGFYESICDFSFACDYPRMVEEITLQETKEAWDKYIRPDAYCFVALIPKK comes from the coding sequence ATGATTTTCAAAGGAAAACAATTCCTCCTAATATTTCTTTGCGCACTTTCCTTCTCCTTTGTTCAAAAGGAGAAAATTAGCGTCAAGACCCTCTCCAATGGATTGCGTGTCGTTATTCTCCCACGCTCCGAATTGGACCTCGTCTCTCTTCAACTCTGGCTCAAAGTAGGCTCTGTGCGGGATGGAGATAAACCAGGGCTTATGCATTTATTGGAACATATGCTGTTTGATGGCTCAAGGAATCATCCCCCAGGAGCCATAGACGAAGCTATTGAGGAAATGGGAGGGAGGATAAGCGCTGAAACAGGACAGGATTTCACTTATTTCTCAATAGAGATTACACCGCAATTCCTCCCAAAAGCGATGGAAATCCTATCCGAGCTCATAAGGTATCCCTTATTTGATGAAAAAGAAATGGAAAGGGAAAAAAGGATAGTTTTGGCGGAAGCAAAGGGAGCAAACAACCCCTTCCAGCAATGCGCCTGGGAAATATCCCGCTTGATGTTCACCCAACACCCCTATCGCTATCCTATTCCGGGCTGGGAGGAAACCATTGCTAAAATAAGAAGGGATGATATCTTATCAGCCTGGAAAAGTTTTTATCTCCCCAGCCTCGCCAGCATAATAATAGTTGGTAAAGTAGAGGAGGAGAATGCTCTCCAATTGGTTGAGCATTTCTTCGGCGATTGGGAAAACAATTCTTCTCCCTCCACCATAAACCCTGAACCTCAACTGAATGAAATCCGCACTTCTACCTTGAATTATCAACCCTCCTCTTCCCAAGTTAGCGAAAGCGGAGTTAGAAGCTATATAGCCTTCGGCTTTCCCGCTCCAAGCGTTGAGGATGGTAAAGCTGTTGTTGCGTTTGATTTGCTTGACCAAATCATTCAGGATAGTTGGATATTCTCCTCTTTGAAGGAGAAAGGGCTGGTCTCCGAAATTCGCTCCTTTTTCCTAACCCAAAGATATCCCTCAGTTTTCATCATTTATGCCTCAACTTGGGGAAATGTTATAGAGGATGTCAGGGAGGAAGTTTTGAAATCTCTTATGGAGCTAAAGAAAAACCTAAGCGAGGAAATCCTTTCTAAAGTTAAGCAAAGGCTTCTGTTCTCCTACGCCCTTAACTGCGAGACATACGCTGACCAAGCCCATATATTGGGATTCTACGAGAGCATCTGTGACTTTTCCTTCGCCTGCGATTATCCCAGGATGGTGGAGGAAATAACTCTGCAGGAAACCAAGGAAGCTTGGGATAAATATATCCGACCTGATGCCTACTGCTTCGTAGCCCTCATACCGAAGAAATGA
- a CDS encoding insulinase family protein, with translation MKKIIALFLFLSLAFTSPIKRTFQNGLTLIVAPREVSQLVSISTIIKGGSIVEKTPGASSLLIRLIPLGTKNHTKDEIEKILEENLIDLQTEINENYWSISITCPAFSLKEALKLLGEIIFQPLLDEYDFESEKRKAISEIEEISSRPFTSAYARLRESLYGRNHPYARLINGTKESLQSLSLEELRHLLLSYFQPQNVFVAIAGDVETEETIEIAKDLLGSFPKGEIIRLTYPFFYPLVRSEVDVMERASPFAYLFVGIPLPGMNYKDYPVFEIINTLLGKGTSSRLAKALRWRMGISYDFGSLYPPLLGKSHLLVWAAVDPQRVEEAKEAILNEITSLDDIDQNELEKAKNKLIGDFILSQAQLKNFSFSLAWFEAMGLGYDYIDKFPKLVKTVNIWDVKKIVRRYLKGNVSLLLLIPSS, from the coding sequence ATGAAGAAAATTATCGCCCTTTTTCTTTTCCTGTCCCTTGCCTTTACCTCCCCCATCAAACGCACCTTCCAAAATGGTCTCACCCTAATCGTCGCTCCAAGGGAAGTCAGTCAATTAGTTAGCATTTCCACTATTATCAAGGGAGGGAGCATAGTGGAGAAAACGCCAGGAGCCTCAAGTCTCCTCATACGGCTTATTCCACTTGGGACAAAAAATCACACAAAAGACGAAATAGAGAAGATTTTGGAGGAAAACCTTATAGACTTACAAACAGAAATAAACGAGAATTATTGGTCTATCTCCATAACCTGTCCCGCTTTTTCCTTGAAAGAGGCTTTAAAATTGTTAGGGGAGATTATTTTCCAACCCCTTCTTGATGAATATGACTTTGAGAGCGAGAAAAGGAAAGCCATTTCGGAAATAGAGGAAATCAGCTCACGTCCGTTCACATCCGCCTATGCTCGCTTAAGAGAAAGCCTTTATGGGAGAAATCACCCCTATGCAAGGCTTATAAATGGAACGAAGGAAAGCTTGCAATCCTTGAGTTTGGAGGAGCTCCGCCACCTTCTTCTATCATACTTCCAACCTCAAAATGTTTTCGTTGCAATAGCGGGAGACGTTGAAACAGAGGAGACCATAGAAATAGCAAAAGATTTATTAGGAAGTTTCCCCAAAGGAGAAATAATTAGACTTACATATCCTTTCTTCTACCCCCTCGTCCGCTCGGAGGTTGATGTAATGGAGCGAGCTTCCCCTTTTGCCTATCTTTTTGTGGGTATTCCTCTTCCGGGGATGAACTACAAGGATTACCCAGTATTTGAGATAATTAATACCCTTTTAGGGAAAGGAACATCTTCCCGCCTTGCAAAGGCGCTACGCTGGCGAATGGGAATCTCATACGACTTCGGCTCCCTTTATCCACCCCTCCTCGGGAAGAGCCATCTGCTCGTATGGGCTGCTGTTGACCCTCAAAGAGTTGAAGAAGCAAAGGAAGCCATTCTGAACGAAATTACTTCCTTAGACGATATTGACCAAAATGAATTGGAGAAAGCGAAAAACAAGCTGATTGGCGATTTCATTCTTTCCCAAGCCCAGCTGAAAAACTTCTCCTTTAGCCTCGCCTGGTTTGAAGCTATGGGATTAGGATACGATTACATAGACAAGTTCCCTAAGTTAGTTAAGACCGTAAATATCTGGGATGTTAAGAAGATTGTCAGGCGCTATTTGAAGGGAAACGTCTCCCTCCTTCTCCTCATCCCCTCCTCGTAG
- a CDS encoding 4Fe-4S cluster-binding domain-containing protein produces the protein MAKALQEGNLDSLEPEVIRELEENNLIVSKEVDELALVKTLFWRSKFTGNTLSVTILPTYECNMACPYCYEGESRPSTKMGKAFALKVCDWIINQLEGGRYKALNISFYGGEPLLCPNIILLIARTLKAKCDEMTVNFSILSKSLSVLCFM, from the coding sequence GTGGCAAAAGCGCTTCAGGAAGGGAATTTAGATTCCCTTGAACCTGAGGTGATACGGGAATTGGAGGAAAACAATTTGATAGTCTCCAAGGAAGTAGACGAGTTAGCCCTGGTAAAAACTTTGTTTTGGAGAAGTAAATTTACAGGGAACACGTTAAGCGTTACAATACTTCCGACATACGAGTGTAATATGGCGTGCCCATATTGCTACGAAGGGGAATCAAGGCCGTCCACGAAGATGGGTAAAGCTTTCGCTTTAAAAGTCTGCGACTGGATAATAAATCAGCTGGAGGGGGGCAGATACAAGGCGTTGAACATATCGTTTTATGGCGGTGAACCCCTTCTATGCCCTAATATAATACTTTTAATAGCTAGGACCTTAAAAGCAAAGTGCGACGAAATGACTGTAAATTTTTCTATACTATCAAAAAGCTTGTCTGTGTTATGCTTTATGTAA
- a CDS encoding tetratricopeptide repeat protein — translation MRSYKSFSLLLVFLISLEIAFSQKASFPGREMFSKDWHQIPISNSSFEEGEGNYPSHWDRWGKGEFFWSGEAFDGIRSAGLRKTDWSTGWRSQSFPVFAEYQNDYTWFYCEAYLKTKGASGRIHLSIAWYGEKGWLGNSRSPYFVNPDSEGWEPIFLYALPPKGATRGEIILRVDKEITGTVLYDAVRLYSLSFPISSTVEDGIASPYYAFISEYPGNPLTFEAYLQIALAEEDKNNYARAREIYETMGEIYSPLKPWALFRQVECSIKMKDYKKAKYIAEKVEKDFPFFKGEANYWLSEICKEEGNYKESLSYAMKSLEAANKGDWFLSRAGLNQAYALDLLGECEEALEKYKEVADRHIDQRPLALLGLGGRYFDLGKYDLALEIFKELSQKYKDIGLDDIEAEALLYIGRCYEHKLDYPAAIGAYSEVLKKKTTVLQKYIEKPIRQLSPEIVLARDSYQYLKLRIAYCYLQMGDLAKTYKLWEEIAESKVPGRDWNFWSIVAKRLLKSYKDVIKPHLNSELEHGSKVIIDVLGPTGIFEGFSVTDVEFKVDFRKGRVTIVYGTQCDESVKNIYKNLGESLRLYRASLPVALKPDSEVNIEDLKEKDLVLIGTPSSNKILAMLKDSLPIKIEEKRIVVANRTYMGERLGVIMIAPSPYNPQKFVLVYCAFDPSLLTGLSSIFYGYSDYIVFTSSRSDRLGIDVIEEGYFWKVSPKEWVPFSGEALTLNLDEVENQKRWYIASLSKAKELYAKAEYDLALQTYESILKESQSNKLPDEIHKEILWFMARCYEHKLDFSSALNCYKKILQRSAPGEQIYNLALIGICNCYLQISDFRDSIVMLERAIKNIPRVDAWYPIYECLLASIKDIFQTPTISAKLETKAKARVIGPINSIYEDFTEDWAKGNVLLIYETQTNQQGTLKCEELAKRWASVALQEVGSPTFRKAVEISHKDLEENNIILISCDPSNRILESFKDYLPINIEKEVIRVGNRVYKGREIGVISISPNPLNQDKFLLIIFSFDSELIEEALSLGGATDYIIFAKRPKGASMPLILENGFFKKHFHTRWEAFLSKQGKGVKE, via the coding sequence ATGAGAAGTTATAAGTCTTTTTCTCTTTTGCTTGTTTTCTTGATAAGCTTGGAGATTGCTTTTTCTCAAAAGGCTAGTTTCCCGGGAAGGGAGATGTTTTCCAAGGATTGGCATCAGATACCAATCAGCAATTCATCATTTGAGGAAGGTGAGGGGAATTATCCAAGCCATTGGGATAGATGGGGGAAGGGGGAATTCTTCTGGTCGGGTGAAGCTTTTGATGGAATTCGCTCAGCCGGCTTGCGTAAGACTGATTGGTCAACGGGATGGAGAAGCCAATCCTTTCCCGTCTTCGCCGAATATCAAAACGATTACACTTGGTTTTACTGCGAAGCTTATCTGAAAACGAAGGGCGCCTCGGGAAGGATACACCTCTCAATTGCTTGGTACGGGGAAAAGGGATGGCTGGGCAACTCTCGTTCCCCATATTTTGTCAATCCTGATAGTGAGGGATGGGAGCCCATTTTCCTCTATGCATTGCCACCGAAGGGAGCAACGAGGGGAGAAATCATCCTGCGGGTGGATAAGGAGATAACCGGCACTGTTTTATATGATGCAGTTAGATTATATTCCCTCTCCTTCCCAATTTCATCCACTGTGGAGGATGGTATAGCTTCTCCCTACTATGCCTTCATCAGCGAATATCCTGGCAACCCGCTCACATTTGAGGCTTATTTACAGATAGCTTTGGCGGAGGAGGATAAAAACAACTATGCAAGGGCGAGGGAGATTTATGAAACGATGGGGGAAATTTATAGCCCATTAAAGCCTTGGGCTCTTTTTAGACAGGTTGAATGCAGTATAAAGATGAAGGATTACAAGAAGGCGAAATACATAGCGGAGAAAGTGGAGAAGGATTTCCCCTTCTTTAAAGGGGAGGCAAACTACTGGCTAAGTGAGATTTGCAAGGAAGAGGGAAACTACAAGGAATCGCTTTCCTATGCGATGAAGTCATTGGAAGCCGCAAATAAGGGGGACTGGTTTTTAAGTAGGGCTGGATTAAATCAGGCTTATGCATTAGATTTATTAGGCGAGTGCGAGGAAGCACTTGAAAAGTATAAAGAAGTAGCGGATCGCCATATTGACCAGAGACCACTGGCTCTTCTGGGTTTAGGGGGGAGGTATTTTGATTTAGGAAAATATGACCTTGCATTGGAGATTTTTAAAGAATTATCACAGAAATATAAAGACATTGGGTTAGATGATATAGAGGCCGAGGCATTGCTGTATATAGGTAGGTGCTACGAACATAAATTAGATTATCCTGCGGCTATAGGCGCTTATTCAGAAGTTCTTAAAAAGAAAACCACTGTATTACAGAAATATATAGAGAAACCGATTCGGCAGTTATCTCCAGAAATTGTCTTGGCAAGGGATAGCTATCAATATTTAAAATTAAGAATCGCCTATTGTTATTTACAAATGGGGGATTTGGCAAAGACTTACAAATTGTGGGAGGAAATAGCTGAAAGCAAAGTGCCAGGGAGAGATTGGAATTTTTGGTCTATCGTAGCCAAAAGATTGCTAAAAAGTTATAAGGATGTTATCAAGCCTCATTTAAATTCAGAACTTGAACATGGAAGCAAGGTTATTATAGATGTGCTCGGACCTACTGGTATTTTTGAGGGTTTCTCGGTCACGGATGTAGAGTTCAAAGTGGACTTTCGGAAGGGAAGGGTTACAATAGTCTACGGGACCCAATGCGATGAATCAGTCAAGAACATTTACAAAAATCTAGGGGAAAGTTTGAGACTATATAGAGCTTCCTTGCCTGTTGCTTTGAAGCCTGACAGTGAGGTTAATATTGAGGATTTGAAAGAAAAGGACTTAGTGCTAATTGGTACGCCATCGTCCAACAAAATCTTAGCTATGTTAAAGGACAGCTTGCCAATAAAAATTGAAGAAAAGAGAATAGTGGTGGCTAATCGTACTTATATGGGAGAACGTCTGGGTGTTATTATGATTGCTCCTTCTCCCTATAACCCCCAAAAATTCGTTTTAGTTTACTGTGCTTTTGATCCTTCCTTGCTAACAGGACTTTCCTCTATTTTCTATGGATACTCCGATTATATAGTCTTTACATCCTCTCGTTCGGATAGGTTAGGAATAGATGTGATTGAGGAAGGCTACTTCTGGAAAGTTTCACCAAAGGAGTGGGTTCCTTTCTCTGGCGAAGCATTAACATTAAATTTAGACGAAGTAGAAAACCAAAAGCGTTGGTATATCGCATCGCTTTCCAAGGCCAAGGAATTATATGCTAAAGCGGAATACGATTTAGCGTTGCAAACATACGAATCTATCTTAAAAGAATCACAGAGCAACAAATTGCCTGATGAAATACACAAAGAAATTCTGTGGTTTATGGCTCGCTGTTACGAGCATAAGCTCGATTTCTCATCCGCGCTTAATTGCTATAAGAAAATTTTACAGCGCTCCGCCCCTGGAGAACAAATTTATAACCTCGCACTGATTGGGATTTGCAATTGTTATTTGCAAATAAGCGACTTCCGAGATTCCATCGTCATGTTGGAAAGAGCAATAAAAAATATCCCTCGCGTTGATGCATGGTATCCTATTTATGAATGTCTACTTGCTAGTATCAAAGATATATTTCAAACCCCTACTATCTCGGCTAAGCTCGAAACCAAAGCTAAAGCTAGGGTAATTGGCCCCATAAATTCTATTTATGAAGACTTTACAGAGGATTGGGCAAAAGGAAATGTGTTGCTTATCTATGAGACACAAACCAACCAACAGGGAACACTCAAGTGTGAAGAGTTAGCTAAACGATGGGCGTCTGTCGCATTACAGGAAGTAGGTTCGCCTACTTTCAGAAAGGCTGTGGAAATCTCTCATAAGGACTTGGAGGAGAATAACATAATCTTGATTAGCTGCGACCCCTCTAACAGAATATTGGAATCTTTTAAAGATTATTTGCCGATCAATATAGAAAAAGAGGTGATACGGGTTGGAAATAGGGTTTATAAGGGGAGGGAAATTGGTGTGATTTCTATTAGTCCCAATCCTCTTAATCAGGATAAATTTTTGTTAATTATATTTTCCTTTGATAGCGAGCTTATTGAGGAAGCGCTTTCTCTTGGTGGGGCGACGGACTATATAATTTTTGCCAAGCGTCCAAAAGGTGCTTCTATGCCCCTCATATTGGAAAACGGTTTCTTCAAAAAACATTTCCATACAAGATGGGAGGCTTTCCTTTCAAAGCAAGGAAAGGGGGTGAAAGAATGA
- a CDS encoding glycoside hydrolase family 99-like domain-containing protein — MGKIIPLLLLLSFLALGEEITLLSFESAAFKDWRANQSISDLKVEGKYLTGKCVGSDPQIFSPLFEIKANNRQVVEIKMKSDRDGLAQLFWSGTLEEPYGGFRPEKVNDFYVKGDNLLHVYRLLPFWGGEEKIIHLRLDPPDGAYFQIEYIKIKEIQPTPEGQWLIFGGLNVKKSTDKALTFQITSKEANLLLPVPPFKGTEAPLLSFRLRLKSSNPNGFGEIVFQEGKERRSYAFDLIMDGKPHFYNLFPGWFGDVSSVMLLLRNCMGEGEIGDVNVGVTPKGEEIHIKYFGVDGIARAGKPFPLILQLENKGTTIENVQVELQLPKELKLQKGKPSVRIAKFSFGDTEFLSWDVVCEKAGEYKVGAKISFAQNRQELSSVLKITKLPPLSPSDYPPEPKVTPSDWEIGVYYFPGWPSASNWLPVKNWGRKPLLGFYKEGEPYVMDWQIKWALEHGITFFIFDWYWVQGSRMLEHALHNGFLKSRYGKLMKFSLLWANHNPPKTSSIPDLINLTRFCIDNYFHLPNYLKIDGKPTLFIFTPRQLTNDLGVEGVKEGFEKMRELCRQEGLNGLFIIGCMHDSDWDLRIMKEEGYDAVTGYNYPWAGAGPTDKRASYEDMINGFARIWQGIADKGYDLIVPTSPGWDPRPWHGQNTLVRTNSTPSLFEKHLREAKDFVEKRGLRKIVVIEAWNEWGEGSYIEPSREWGFAYLDAVRDVFLGKGEHLDLVPQDIGLPLVEAESPPPRDSWDFEEGLEGWSAMMGIGEFKVENGCLILKTSTNDPAINLPPVMLDAKDYGKIIIRMKVDKGSGGQVFWATNVFPISEFTSQRFRLIADNQFHIYELDLTTNPAWMGKITQIRFDPTDSAGANVEIDYIKLIKK; from the coding sequence ATGGGCAAAATAATCCCCCTTCTTCTCCTCCTATCCTTCCTTGCACTGGGAGAGGAAATAACCCTCCTCTCCTTTGAATCCGCCGCTTTCAAAGATTGGAGGGCAAATCAAAGCATCAGCGATTTAAAGGTAGAAGGTAAATACTTAACTGGCAAATGCGTTGGCAGCGACCCCCAAATTTTCAGCCCCCTTTTCGAGATAAAAGCAAATAATCGCCAAGTAGTTGAGATTAAAATGAAAAGCGATAGGGATGGGTTAGCCCAGCTTTTCTGGTCAGGCACCCTGGAAGAACCTTACGGAGGATTCCGCCCGGAGAAAGTAAACGATTTTTATGTGAAAGGCGACAACCTCTTACACGTATATCGCCTTCTCCCTTTCTGGGGAGGAGAAGAGAAGATAATCCATCTGCGCCTTGACCCTCCCGATGGAGCTTATTTCCAGATTGAATATATAAAAATCAAGGAAATTCAGCCCACGCCAGAAGGTCAATGGCTTATTTTCGGAGGTTTAAACGTGAAGAAATCAACTGATAAGGCTCTAACCTTTCAGATAACCTCCAAGGAAGCCAATCTCCTCCTTCCCGTCCCTCCATTTAAGGGAACGGAAGCCCCTCTCCTTTCCTTCCGCCTGCGTCTCAAATCCTCAAATCCAAATGGCTTCGGGGAGATAGTCTTTCAAGAGGGAAAGGAAAGACGAAGCTATGCCTTCGACCTCATCATGGATGGTAAACCCCACTTTTACAATCTCTTTCCCGGTTGGTTTGGAGATGTCTCCTCCGTGATGCTTTTGCTCCGAAATTGCATGGGAGAAGGGGAAATCGGAGATGTGAATGTGGGTGTAACCCCAAAGGGAGAAGAAATTCATATAAAATACTTCGGCGTTGACGGCATCGCAAGAGCTGGTAAGCCCTTTCCTCTTATCCTCCAATTAGAAAATAAAGGAACAACTATTGAGAATGTTCAAGTGGAATTACAACTTCCCAAGGAATTAAAGCTTCAAAAGGGAAAACCTTCCGTTAGAATAGCGAAATTCTCCTTCGGTGATACCGAATTTCTCAGCTGGGATGTGGTATGCGAGAAAGCTGGGGAATACAAGGTAGGAGCAAAAATATCCTTTGCCCAAAACCGACAAGAGCTTTCCTCTGTATTAAAGATAACAAAGCTCCCTCCCCTTTCTCCCTCGGATTATCCACCTGAGCCGAAGGTGACTCCGAGCGATTGGGAGATAGGGGTTTATTATTTCCCTGGCTGGCCAAGTGCGTCAAATTGGCTTCCCGTTAAGAATTGGGGACGCAAACCGCTATTGGGTTTTTATAAAGAGGGAGAGCCCTATGTTATGGATTGGCAGATAAAATGGGCGCTTGAGCACGGCATAACCTTTTTCATCTTTGATTGGTATTGGGTGCAGGGAAGCAGGATGTTGGAACACGCCCTCCATAACGGCTTTCTCAAATCCCGTTATGGAAAACTTATGAAGTTCTCCCTCCTCTGGGCAAACCATAACCCACCCAAGACATCCTCAATACCAGACCTCATCAACCTAACGAGATTTTGCATAGATAATTATTTCCACCTGCCAAATTATCTGAAAATAGATGGCAAACCAACCCTCTTCATATTCACACCTCGTCAGCTTACCAACGACCTCGGCGTTGAGGGAGTTAAGGAAGGCTTTGAGAAAATGAGGGAGCTCTGTAGGCAGGAAGGATTGAACGGTCTATTCATAATAGGTTGTATGCACGATTCCGATTGGGATTTGAGGATTATGAAAGAAGAAGGATATGACGCAGTTACTGGATATAACTACCCCTGGGCAGGAGCGGGACCAACGGACAAAAGGGCTTCATATGAGGATATGATAAATGGATTCGCACGCATTTGGCAAGGAATTGCGGATAAAGGATACGACTTGATTGTTCCCACATCTCCTGGCTGGGACCCAAGACCTTGGCACGGTCAAAACACACTCGTCAGGACGAATTCAACCCCTTCCTTATTTGAGAAACATCTTCGGGAGGCTAAGGATTTCGTGGAGAAAAGGGGTCTGAGGAAAATCGTCGTAATTGAAGCTTGGAACGAATGGGGTGAAGGTTCATATATAGAGCCAAGCAGAGAATGGGGATTTGCCTATCTTGACGCGGTGAGGGATGTCTTCTTGGGGAAAGGTGAGCACCTTGATTTAGTGCCCCAAGATATTGGCTTGCCCTTGGTTGAAGCGGAATCGCCTCCTCCAAGGGATAGTTGGGATTTTGAAGAGGGTTTGGAAGGCTGGTCAGCTATGATGGGGATAGGAGAGTTCAAGGTTGAGAACGGCTGCTTAATCCTCAAGACCTCAACGAATGACCCCGCGATCAATCTTCCTCCCGTTATGCTTGACGCTAAAGATTATGGAAAGATAATCATAAGGATGAAGGTTGATAAGGGAAGCGGTGGTCAAGTATTTTGGGCTACGAATGTCTTCCCAATCAGCGAGTTCACAAGCCAGCGTTTTCGATTGATAGCGGACAATCAATTCCACATTTATGAACTTGATTTAACCACTAATCCCGCCTGGATGGGCAAGATTACACAAATCCGCTTTGACCCAACTGATTCAGCAGGTGCGAATGTGGAGATAGATTACATAAAGCTCATCAAAAAGTAA
- a CDS encoding Trm112 family protein, protein MNNYERLIRILRCPVCFSDLYLGKEELICLGCGRRYRIVNGIVDMLQPIDLTIKER, encoded by the coding sequence ATGAATAACTACGAGAGACTGATACGAATTCTGCGCTGTCCCGTTTGCTTTTCAGACCTCTATCTTGGAAAGGAAGAGCTCATCTGCTTGGGTTGCGGGCGTAGATATCGTATTGTAAATGGCATTGTAGATATGCTCCAACCTATAGATTTGACGATAAAAGAGAGGTGA
- the cdd gene encoding cytidine deaminase, giving the protein MTLDDARLKELLEIAKKASANSFAPFSDFPVGAALLTSNGEIFAGCNVENSSYGLSICAERVAVFKAISEGERDFLALAIFTPVISTPCGACLQVLSQFVRSPDDFLIISSDKKGNVEKWTLSQLFPLPFTF; this is encoded by the coding sequence ATGACGCTGGATGATGCCCGGTTGAAAGAACTATTGGAAATAGCGAAAAAAGCGAGTGCCAATTCCTTTGCTCCTTTCTCCGATTTTCCTGTGGGTGCTGCCTTATTGACTTCAAACGGGGAAATCTTTGCTGGCTGTAATGTGGAGAATTCATCTTATGGGTTAAGCATATGCGCGGAGAGAGTAGCGGTATTTAAAGCAATATCGGAGGGAGAGAGGGATTTCCTCGCTCTCGCTATCTTCACACCAGTCATTTCCACACCATGTGGGGCTTGTCTGCAGGTCCTTTCTCAATTCGTTCGTTCTCCGGATGATTTCCTCATAATCTCCTCGGATAAGAAGGGAAATGTTGAGAAATGGACCCTTTCCCAGCTGTTTCCTTTACCATTTACTTTTTGA
- a CDS encoding transposase family protein: protein MSQDLVIPLPPGCVQTDNGSEFAGEFEDFLRNKGIIHFYTHPKRPQENGYVERFQRTIQEYFIDVYPLDSTDIDEFNNQRSPKCYGIIQWIDLPVPFD from the coding sequence TTGTCTCAAGATTTGGTTATCCCCCTCCCTCCGGGGTGTGTTCAAACGGATAACGGGAGTGAGTTCGCGGGAGAATTTGAAGATTTTCTCAGGAATAAGGGTATTATCCATTTCTACACCCATCCAAAGAGACCGCAAGAGAACGGCTATGTGGAGCGATTCCAGAGAACTATCCAAGAATATTTCATAGATGTATACCCGCTGGACTCAACGGATATAGACGAATTTAATAACCAAAGGAGTCCCAAATGTTATGGAATTATACAATGGATTGACTTACCTGTTCCTTTTGACTAA